A portion of the Brassica oleracea var. oleracea cultivar TO1000 unplaced genomic scaffold, BOL UnpScaffold00826, whole genome shotgun sequence genome contains these proteins:
- the LOC106320126 gene encoding glutathione S-transferase T3-like: MDPRNYQTPSSSYVGLLNGQDGSGLNENFPYQRFHSSVNYGESEMPPFSSQQAEHTPVERHVRRKWSPADDEVLISAWLNTSKDAIVGNEQKLGKFWKRVGEYFTESPHGQEDGERRGDLTCKKRWHRINDQVTKFCGAYSAAERQIGSGESDTDVLKKAHDIFYSDQQTKFTLEHAWCVLRFEQKWLSLNTPKATASSKRKDGEIDPSTTVLDQEVRPEGCKAAKQKRSTVQGKSVADYTTIWEMKKEDLAMKERLSMLAILDSLLARKEPLTEPEEGVKNKLLAKYF; encoded by the coding sequence ATGGATCCACGAAACTATCAAACCCCGTCCTCTAGTTACGTAGGACTGCTTAACGGTCAAGATGGTAGTGGTCTGaatgaaaactttccttatCAAAGGTTTCATTCAAGTGTTAACTATGGAGAATCTGAGATGCCTCCCTTCAGTTCACAACAAGCTGAACACACGCCAGTAGAGCGTCATGTTAGACGCAAATGGAGCCCAGCTGATGATGAGGTACTTATCTCTGCTTGGCTTAACACTTCGAAGGATGCCATAGTTGGAAATGAACAGAAGTTGGGGAAGTTCTGGAAGCGGGTTGGAGAGTATTTTACAGAGAGTCCACATGGTCAAGAGGATGGTGAAAGGAGAGGGGATCTTACTTGTAAGAAGAGGTGGCACAGAATAAACGACCAGGTTACCAAGTTCTGTGGGGCATACTCAGCAGCAGAGAGACAAATAGGCAGTGGTGAGAGTGACACTGATGTTCTCAAGAAGGCTCACGACATCTTCTACTCTGATCAACAAACCAAGTTCACCCTTGAGCATGCTTGGTGTGTGTTACGTTTTGAACAAAAATGGCTAAGCCTTAACACTCCAAAAGCCACTGCCAGTTCAaagaggaaggatggtgagatAGATCCAAGCACCACTGTCCTTGATCAGGAGGTCCGGCCTGAAGGTTGCAAGGCCGCTAAGCAAAAAAGGTCGACTGTTCAAGGGAAGTCTGTTGCTGACTATACGACCATATGGGAAATGAAGAAAGAGGATTTGGCTATGAAGGAGAGACTGTCAATGCTAGCCATACTAGACAGTCTCCTCGCCAGGAAAGAACCATTAACTGAGCCGGAGGAAGGTGTGAAGAATAAGCTCTTAGCCAAGTATTTCTAA
- the LOC106320127 gene encoding uncharacterized protein LOC106320127 has product MASSSHYHYHQADDDELDTVFDDIFEDLDPIPEPKERKKRIFIERNREDGHNKLWNDYFSDTPTYPHYLFRRRFRMNKPLFLYIVHRLSTEVEYFQPKQDATGRSGISPLQKCTAAIRQLAYGGGADPVDEYLRLGETTSRKCLHHFAAGIIHLFDDEYLRRPTPEDLQRLLHVGEQRGFPGMVGSIDCMHWEWKNCPTAWKGMYSRGTGKPTIVLEAVASYDLWIWHAFFGAPGTLNDLNILDRSPVFDDIINGNAPQVNFCVNGREYNLAYYLTDGIYPKWATFIQSIRLPQGAQNSLFAQSQESVRKDVECAFGVLQARFAIVRNPSNLWDKNKISNIMRACLILHNMIVQDERNSNTLEEFQDDDFTYTVKKATRPGYPDPTKVVQISHVLPHVGPLSLAMPKC; this is encoded by the exons ATGGCTTCTTCCTCCCATTATCATTACCATcaagctgatgatgatgaacttgATACCgtatttgatgatatatttgaagATCTTGATCCTATTCCCGAACCAAAAGAGCGAAAAAAACGGATTTTTATCGAGAGAAACCGGGAAGATGGTCACAACAAgctttggaatgattattttagcgaCACTCCAACATATCCGCACTATTTGTTCCGCCGACgatttcgaatgaacaagccattgttcttatatattgtgCATCGTCTATCTACTGAAGTTGAGTATTTTCAACCAAAACAAGATGCAACCGGACGGTCGGGTATTTCTCCTCTCCAGAAATGTACCGCAGCAATTCGTCAATTGGCGTATGGTGGTGGAGCTGATCCCGTAGACGAATATTTAAGACTTGGTGAAACAACATCTCGGAAATGTTTGCACCATTTTGCCGCCGGCATAATCCACTTGTTTGACGATGAATACCTCAGACGTCCCACACCAGAGGATCTTCAGAGACTACTCCATGTTGGTGAACAACGGGGATTTCCCGGGATGGTTGGAAGcattgactgtatgcattgggagtggaagaattgccccactgcttggaaaggaatgtattcacgaggaaccggaaaaccaacaattgtgttggaggccgttgcttcatatgacctctggatatggcacgcattttttggagctccaggtacttTGAACGATCTCAATATTCTGGACagatcacctgtttttgatgacattattaacggGAATGCTCCTCAAGTAAACTTCTGTGTCAACGGAAGGGAATACAATTTGGCGTACTATCTGACTGATGGTATCTATCCAAAATGggcgacttttattcaatctatacGACTGCCACAAGGTGCCCAAAATTCTTTATTTGCTCAAAGCCAAGAATCCgttcgaaaagatgtcgagTGTGCCTTTGGGGTCCTGCAAGCTAGGTTTGCCATTGTTAGAAATCCTTCTAATTTATgggataaaaataaaatatcaaatattatgagagcatgtctaatactccataatatgattgtccaAGATGAACGAAACTCAAACACTCTTGAAGAATTTCAAGATGACGATTTCACATATACCGTCAAAAAGGCTACAAGACCCG ggTATCCTGACCCCACAAAAGTGGTCCAGATTAGTCACGTGCTGCCACATGTCGGTCCCCTATCCCtggcgatgccgaaatgttaa